The following coding sequences lie in one Arvicanthis niloticus isolate mArvNil1 unplaced genomic scaffold, mArvNil1.pat.X pat_scaffold_787_arrow_ctg1, whole genome shotgun sequence genomic window:
- the LOC117702415 gene encoding glutathione peroxidase 6: protein MAQQFWGSCLFSLFMAALAQETLNPQKSKVECNKGVAGTVYDYGANTLDGGEHVQFRQYAGKHILFVNVASFCGLTATYPELNTLQEELKPFNVSVLGFPCNQFGKQEPGKNSEILLGLKYVRPGGGYVPNFQLFEKGDVNGDNEQKVFSFLKNSCPPTSEDFGSPEYLFWDPMKVHDIRWNFEKFLVGPDGVPVMRWFHKTPVRIVQSDIMEYLNQTRTQ from the exons ATGGCCCAGCAGTTCTGGGGTTCCTGTCTTTTCTCATTGTTTATGGCTGCCTTGGCTCAGGAGACTCTGAATCCTCAAAAATCGAAG GTGGAGTGCAACAAAGGGGTGGCTGGCACCGTCTATGACTACGGAGCCAACACCTTAGATGGTGGGGAGCATGTCCAGTTCCGGCAGTATGCAGGAAAGCACATCCTCTTTGTCAACGTGGCGTCCTTCTGTGGCCTGACAGCTACGTATCCTG AACTGAACAcactgcaggaggagctgaagccCTTCAACGTCAGTGTGTTGGGCTTTCCGTGCAACCAGTTTGGAAAACAAGAAcctggaaagaactcagagatcctccttgGACTCAA ATACGTGCGACCAGGCGGTGGCTATGTCCCTAATTTCCAGCTCTTTGAGAAGGGGGATGTGAACGGAGACAATGAACAAAAGGTTTTTTCCTTCCTTAAG AATTCCTGCCCTCCTACCTCGGAAGATTTTGGCTCTCCAGAATATCTCTTCTGGGATCCCATGAAGGTCCATGACATCCGCTGGAACTTTGAGAAATTCCTGGTGGGACCTGATGGAGTCCCTGTCATGCGCTGGTTCCACAAGACTCCTGTCAGAATTGTCCAGTCAGACATCATGGAGTACCTAAACCAAACCCGTACCCAGTAG
- the LOC117702417 gene encoding olfactory receptor 2B11-like, producing MKLIDGNFPDDFILMGLTKYPWLDLPLFFVLLTSYMFTLLGNIAIILVSQLDSQLQSPMYFFLTSLSFLDLCFTTTTVPQMLFNLQGPNKNITYIGCMAQAYVFHWLGCTECVLLGIMALDRYVAVCKPLRYSVIMDHRLCLQLSGTAWFTGLANSLLQSTLTIQLPLCGNRMLDHFFCELPGLIKMSCGDTTVNEITLAVVATFLIMGPLSMILVSYSYIAQTVFRMPSAAGRLKAFNTCSSHLLVVSLFYGPGIYIYMQPPEDGSQDLIKVLTLFYCVITPMANPFIYTLRNKDVIGALKRLLRKAISAKGI from the coding sequence ATGAAGCTCATTGATGGAAATTTCCCGGATGATTTCATTCTTATGGGCTTGACCAAGTACCCATGGCTGgatcttcctctcttctttgtcCTCCTGACCTCCTACATGTTCACATTGCTAGGAAACATTGCTATTATTTTGGTTTCTCAACTTGATTCCCAGCTCCAAAGTCCCATGTATTTCTTCCTTACCAGCCTTTCATTTTTGGATCTCTGTTTTACCACTACAACTGTCCCTCAAATGTTGTTTAACTTACAGGGACCTAACAAGAACATCACTTACATAGGCTGCATGGCCCAGGCCTATGTGTTTCATTGGCTAGGCTGTACTGAATGTGTCCTTCTTGGTATCATGGCCTTAGATCGCTATGTGGCCGTGTGCAAGCCTCTGAGGTACTCTGTCATTATGGACCACAGGCTCTGTCTTCAGCTGTCTGGCACTGCTTGGTTCACTGGCCTGGCCAACTCACTGCTGCAGTCTACACTTACCATACAGTTGCCCCTGTGTGGAAACCGAATGCTGGACCACTTCTTCTGTGAGCTTCCTGGGCTTATTAAGATGTCTTGTGGGGATACCACAGTCAATGAGATTACTTTAGCAGTGGTGGCCACATTCTTGATAATGGGTCCCCTCTCCATGATACTTGTATCTTATAGTTACATTGCCCAAACTGTATTTCGAATGCCTTCTGCAGCAGGGAGACTCAAGGCTTTCAACACTTGCTCATCACACCTGCTGGTGGTGTCTTTATTTTATGGACCAGGGATCTACATCTATATGCAACCCCCAGAGGATGGCTCCCAAGACCTCATCAAGGTCTTGACTCTGTTTTACTGTGTCATCACTCCCATGGCTAATCCATTCATCTACACTCTGAGGAACAAAGATGTCATAGGAGCTTTGAAGAGGCTTCTGAGGAAGGCCATTTCAGCTAAGGGGATATAA